DNA sequence from the Cystobacter ferrugineus genome:
TGGACCTCACGAGCCTCGTCACTGGCGAAGTCCGCAGGGGTGGGCCGGGTCACCAGGAGGACGGAGCCATTGGGTAGCTCCTCCACCCGCCACGCCGGAGTGGAAAGCATACGCTCGCGGCCGACGGCTTCCACCAGCTTCGGACCGAACACATTGAGCCAGAACACCTCGTAGATTTTGTCAAACCCGTCTCGGATGGAGGTCTGCATCTCGCGTCCAAAGTTGGGAGCGCCAGACAATTGGTTGTCAGCCAGACCATGAGCCAAGGCATGGGAAACCGGATAGCGAGAGGCCCAGGCTCGTACCAATTCCACGAGCTGGCGACATCGCTTCTCCTCCGCGAAGAAGGAGAGCGGTTCCACCTTGAGCAAGATGTCCAGGTTGGGAAGGGTTGTTGAAAAATAGAGCCTGAGTGTCATGCTCAACGCGGGCCACTTCGTGCGGTAGAGCCCGATGGTTGCTCCTCTTTCGTGGCGTTGCTCCTCCAGAGCCTTCCAGATGGCGGCGCGGGCGTACTTGCGTCGTCTTTTGCCCTCGATGACATCCGGCATCCAGCCGTCCGCGTACTTCTCGAGCATTTGGAAGAGCGGCTCCAATTCGCACTCCAGTGCCGCCTGTGTGTCGAAGGCACCGTCGAAGGTGAGCAAGAGGCTGTCCTCCGCCTTCAAGTCTTCAAATTCCAACACCTTCATTGGAACAGTACCTCTACTCCTGGAAGTGCGTTCTTGGTTGCGCTCACGGCCTCGTTCACCTCGTTGATGTCCTTGGGCATGAGGCGTCCGCCCTCGTAGATGAGGCGAACCTTCGAGACAGGCACCTTGCTTCCCTCGCGGAGAAGAGGCTGGAGGGAGTCGCGGCGGATGTCCAGCGTCTCACCGTATTTCTTTAGCGCTTCCCTCGCGTCCTCGATGAGCTGCGTTTCGAGAGCTGTACCTTTCAGCCCCGAGAGATTCCGACTCTTGAAGCTCAACGTCTCGACACGGGGTGGCTGATTGGAGAGTTCGCCTGTTTCGATGACGAGTACATCCGCGAAGCGCAGGCCGGTGCCTGGCTTCATCACGCCGACGTACCTCTCGATACGGGGCTGGTCGAAGTCCCCGAGGAAGCGGCGCTGGGCCCGAGGCAGGCTCGCGTCGGCTTGCAGTACCTCCACCATGTGGCGCTCGAAGGCCAGCCCCCGGGCGAACCATCCCCGCATGGGCTCGTAGGACTCCCAGCGCAGCGGCCCCTTGGTGGCCGTGCCCCGCCCGAGTTCCCCCAGGCGCTTCTCGTAGTAGGCGACGTACTCGGGCCAGCGCGGGTTGCCCTCGGCTCCGGGTGGAGGAGCGTCCAAGGCGGGACGCTGCTTCTCCAGCGCCGCGACATTCTTGGGCAGGCGCGGGCCGGTGGCCTCCAACTCCACCAGGGCCAGCCGGGCCTCCAGTACCTCCCGGGTGAGGCCCACTCCCTCGTCCACCAGCGAGGCGAGGCTCTCGGGCAGCCCCGTGTGGCCGACGCTCCTCGCCGGGGAGCCCGTGGCCCCGGCCTTGGCCTTGGACAGCACCGCCTGCGCCCTGGCCACATCGCCCCGGGCCTCGTGCAGTGCCAGTGCGGCGTCCATGCCGCCCACGGCCACGAAGCGGCCCGCTTCCCGGCGGGCGTGAATGTACCGGGCCAGCTCACGCAGCCCGTCCACCCCCAGCCGTGCATTCCACTGCCGCACCACCTCCTGGAGGAGGGGCAGGCGCGGCTCGGACGGGGTGCGCAGGCCCTTGCCCCCGGCGTACAGCGCTCCCACCAGCAGGGCGGGCGCCAGCTCGCGCGTGGCTTGCTCGTACTGGCCCTGGGACAGCGAGGCGAGGCCCTGGCCGGTGCCGACGCCCAGGTAATAGAAGCCCAGGGGCACGCCGAAGGTGAGCGAGTCGAAGCTGCCCAGCACCACGCGGCCCGGGGCGAAGTGCTGCCAGGCCAGGGCCTGTTCCACGTCGTGCAGGGCCTGCCGGTAGGGTGGAGGCAACTGCTCGCGCCGCGCGCTCATCTCCAGGTAGCGCTGGCCGTCAATCACCAGGCTGGTGGCCAGGGCATCTCGAGCGGCGCGGCCCAGGCCGCGCAGCACGTCACCGGCCCGCTCGCCGCGCTCGGGGTAGGCCGAGAGGGGAAGGCCGCGCCGCTGCAACTCCTCGCGCACGGTGGGCATGAGCCCCAGGGTCTGGCCCAACAGCTTGTCCCGGGCCAACAGGCGCAACAACTCGTGCACCTCGTCGTCATGCGCGGAGTGCAGCACGAAGAGGGCGAACACCTCGGCATAGGCGAGGCCGTAGCGCTCGGTGACGGAGCGGAGGAAGGAGGCGCGCTTGCGCTGGAGGAGGGCGGCGGCGTCCTCGCGCACGGGGCCCAGGGCGCCCAGGCGCACGGCGCTCCAGTCATCCAGGGCCTCCAGCAGCCGGGGCATGTCCACCTGCTGCTGCAGGGCGACGAACTCGGCGGGAGAGGAGCACGAGAGAAAGGGGGCGAGCCGTGGCTCCGCATCGCTGGAGGACAGGGCGGGTCCACCACACGCGTGCGTGCACCCCCGGGCGAGCGGAGCGCTGGTGGCACACCCGGCCAGGAGCAGGAGTCCCGCGGTGAGCAGGAGCGCCAGGCCCACGCGTGTCATCACGAGTGGGCGGGCGGACAGGGGGCGGTGCATGCGGCCCCGGACATAGCACCGTCCGGTGGGCCGCTGGCACCCTCACGGCTCGTCGATGGAGGCACTCCTCACGCCGGGAAGCGCGCCACGCAGTCCCTCGAGCAACTGGAAACCATCCATCCGCTCCGGGAGGGCGAGCTCGAAGACGGCGGTGCCTTCCCGGGACGCTGGCACCTGTTCGAGCGCGAGCATGCGCGCGTCGGGATGCATGGCCCGCAGCGGAGGGAGGGCGGCTCCCAGATCCTCCACGCTCAGCGACAGTTTGACCCACTGAGGGCGGCGCTGTGCCGTCAGGTCCAGCGCGACGAGGACGGCGCCGAGGAACCCCGTGGCGCAGAGGGCCACCCGGAAGGCACCGAGGCCACAGGACATGCCCACGCCGATGAGCACGAACATGACGGCCGCGTCGCGCGTGTCCTTGATGCCCGAGCGGAAGCGGATGAATCCGCCGAGCCCCACCAGCCCGAAGGCGCGCGACATGCTGTCCCCAATCACCGTCGTCATCACCGCGCCGGCCACGGCGATGAGCAGTTGGGTATGCGCCGTCTCCTGGGGCATCACGGGAGCGGACGGCATCCACCGGCGCCAGGGCCGGTAGGCCAGGGCCGCGCCGAGCACCAGGGCGAGGCTGAAGCGCAGCAGGGCCTCGGGGATGAACAGCTCATGAGGATCCGACACGTCCGTGCGCGTCAGCATCTCAAGCGGTGGCATGACGACGCTCCAGTTCAGGGTATGCCGCCACCCGTGCCGCCTGCCGCAGCAGTGCGAAATCCCGGGGATGGTCCGTGAGCAGCCGGGTGATGAGTTCCTGTCCCCGCGCGCTCGAAGCCAGGAGCCCCATGCTCTTCACCGTGGCCGCGGGCCACGTATCCGCCAGCGCCTGGCGCAGCCGCCACGCCGTGGCTCCGTCCATGCCCTCGAAGGACTCCAGGGCCTCCTCGCAGGAGACACCGAAGGACTCGCGCAGGGCCCAGGCCCGGGGGTTGTTCAGCCCCCGCAGGGACTCGAGGACGAGCCGCGAGGCCCGCCCCGCGTGCTGCTCGCGCAGGGTCCAGGCCCGCTCACTGTCGAGTCCCTCCAGGGTGCGCAGCACGGCATCCGGTGCCACCTCCCACGCCCGCTCCCGCCAGTCCCAGGAGGGCGCGTCGTCCACGCCCCGGATGGACCGGCAAGCGAGGCGCGCCACTTTCTCCTGGCCGAGCGCCGCCTGTCCTCCCCGCTGGGACAGCCAGCGCTCGCGCAGCACCCACGCCCGTGCGTCGCCAAGCCCCGTGAGCGAGGTGACCACGGGCTCCGGAAACCTCCCGTGGAGGCGCTCACGCATCGCCCACGCCTGTTCCGAGTCGAGTCCATCCAGAGATGCGGCGATGGCCTCGGGCACCCGCTGTTCCCACCGCTCCCGGAGCGCCCACGCCTGGGGGAACTCCGCGGCCAGTGCCTCGAGCGAGCCGAGCACCTGCACGGGCGCGGCCTCCTCCAGGCGGGCTCGGAGGATCCACGCGCTCGCGCCGGTGAGGCCGGCGAGGCCATGGGCGATGAGCTCGGGGCAGCGCGCGGCCAACCGCTCACGGCGCTCGTCGATGTCCGCGCCTTCCAGGCCCGAGAGGAACCAGGCGGCGAGTCCCGGCTCTTCCTCCATCCACCGGTCCACCCGCTCGAGGAAGCGCGTCCGGGCCTCGCTGGCGGAGCGGGGCGGAGTCGAAGCGCGAGGGGTGGGGAACGAGGTGCCGGGCTGGCCCCCTCGCACCATCCGCAGCACCTCCTGGGTGAGCTGGGTGACGAGCGCCTCGAGCGTCACGTCCGTGTTCTCGATGAGGGTCCATTGCTCGGGGGACTCCGCGGCGAGCGCCCGGTAGCCGGCGCGCAGCCGGGTCTGCATGCCCGCTCCGGCGAGCCCCTTGCGCGAGGAGGGGGCCCCCGTGTCGGGCGCGAGCAGCTTCGAGATGCGGCGGCGGGCGCGCGCGATGGCCGGGTCCACGTCGATGAGGAAGACGCGGTCGGGCCGCAGTCCCCGGGTGCAGGCGTCCACGACGGGGCGCACCGCGTGCTCGGGCAGCCCTCGTCCCCACCGGGCGAGCACCTCGGCGGTGTAGAGGAAGCGGTCGGCGATGACGACCTCGTACTCGGCGAGCGCCGGGCGCGTCACCTCCTCCAGCAACTGGGTCTCGCGGGCGGAGTAGAGGAGCAGCTCCGCCATGGGGGTGAGCGCGAGGTGGAGGGGATTCTTGGTGAAGAGCCTCAGTCCCTCGGACACGGGCGAGGCCAGCTTGCCGTCCTCGCGCACGTGCCGCACGCGCAGCCCCGCCTGGCGCAGCTCCCGCGCCACGCGGTTGGACAGCGTCGTCTTGCCGGAGCCATCGATTCCCTCGAATACGATCAGCATCAGAACACCACCTCCAACTGCACCAGCAGGGCCTTCCGGGTGACGAGGTCATCGTCGAGGACGCTCAGCAGGGCGGGGACGGCGGCCTGCGCCACGCGGCGCTCGACCTGCGCCTGCAACCGCCAGCGCCGCCACTGTCCGACGTTGACGCCTCCCACCCCTTCTCCGAGCAAGTCGTTCCGGGTCTTCAGGTCCGGCTCGAGCACCGAGAGCATGGCGAAGGGCTCCACGTACCACGCGCCCTTGGACACGCCTCCGAAGCGCACCGCCGTCAGGGCGCGCCCGGTGAGCATCCGTCCCTGGGTGCCCGACAGGACGGACGAGCGCCCCACCAGCACCTCGGCCCAGGAGCGCCACTCGCCCCAGCCGAACGGCAGCGCGTGCTTCAAGTCGAGTCCGGCCGTCCAGTTGGCGGCCACGCCGCTCGGGCTCGTGCCCAGCAGCTCCGCCCGCGCGGAGCCGCCCAGCTCGAGCGATTCCAGCACCTGCCATGTCGCCCGGGCCATGGGCACGAGGCCCAGTCCCTGCTGGAGGCTGGCCCGCTCCGGATCCTTCTGGAACACGCCCGCGCGCACCCGCACCACCCGCTCGCAGCCCGTGCACTGCCATTCGAGCTGCGCACCGACGCGGCGGCCGGTGAGGTTGAGCGTGTCCTCGGACAGCACCTCCCGCAGCAGGCCCCGGCGCACCACGGGCAGCCGCGCGGTGGACTCCAGCTCCACGAGCGACAGCGGCACCTTGAACTGACCCACCCGGACAGCGAGTCCGTCGACGAGCTTCAGCGAGGCGTAGGCGTCCTTGAGTCCGTCCGTGACGTCGAACTCCACCACGGCCTTCAGGCGCTTCTTCCATTGATAGGTGAATTCCAGACGCGCGGAGGGAATGGACAGGATGCCCTTGAGCACCTTGTCTTCCTTGGCGCTGACGGCCTCCCGCGCGCGCAGCCGGCCCCCGATCTCCACCGAGCCGAAGGCGGAGGGCAGCACGAGGCTCGCCTCGGTGTTGCCGCTGGCGGGAGGGCTGGCGTCGGACGGGCCTTGCTGTTGATCCGAGTCCTGGGCCCGGGCGGAGGACACCAGGAGCAGCGTGGCGAGGACGAGCCACCGCACGGGAGGGAATGCTGGCTTCATGGGAAGTTCATCTCCGCGTCCAGGCGCCAGCGCATGCCTTGTTCGAACTTCGAGTCCTGGGTCTCGAAAACCTCCAGGTTGCGCAGACAGTCGCGCAGCCACGGGGGGCTGTTCGCCCGCCACTTCACCTCCAGGAGGATGGCCGGGGCGTGACGGATGAGCCGCTCGGGCGTGGCGGGCGCTCCCATCCCGGTGTGCCGGGGCGGGAAGGCGAATACGAGATCCTCGTCCACGGTGAAGCGCACGCTGGCGTCGGCGTTCGCGTACGTGCCACGCCGGTACCAGGCCGTCACCCAGGGGATGACGGGGCCATGGGGACTGTCGCGCAGCAACCGGGCCGCCGCGCTGTCCTCGTCGAGGGACTCGCCCGCCAGCAGGGCCACCGCTTCGCCTGGGGACACGGGGATGCGGACCTTGGTGCGCCGCTGACCCGTGTTGGTCTTCATTTCCAGATAGCGCGTGCCGGTGAGCACGGGCGGCTCGGACAGGGTGGCGCTTCCCGCGTACTCCCGGAGCCGCAGCCGCTGTGTCTGTCCATGGCGGCACGAGTCCAGGAAGCGCAGGTCCTCGGTGTCGAAGTAGGTCGTCCGCGTGAAGGCGAATGGCAGGCGGGCGTCATACACACAGGCTTGCGTCCAGGGGCGGGTGGCCCGCATGAAGCCCTCCAGCGCCGCGCGGGAGGGCAGGAAGCGCCGCTCGTGGTCCTGCTGCGACGCGAGGGTGGGGGAGGGGAGGGGAGGACTCATGCGGGCCACCGCGCTCATGGATTGGCTCCCAGGGCCGCCTCGACCTCACCCTGGCGGCGGGCGGCGAAGCTCATCAGCCCATTGGTTCCGTTGACGGCATCGGTGAACGCCTGGGGAGAGCTCAGGAAGGTGTAGCCCGGTTGCTCGGCGTTCTCGCCCACCACCCACGGGGTGATGAGCTCATACGCCGCGCGCATGCGGGCCTGGAGCGCGTCTGGCGTCATCACTCCGTCCGCGGCCTCCAGCGCGTAGCGCGTGTAGTCGGCCTTGTAGGTGGGATCGTCGAGCAGGTAGCGGATGAGTGGCCAGGTGGCGTCGGTGGTGTCGTACGTCAGGGACGTGGAGCGGCCCATGCCATCGCCCATGGAGCGATCATGATCCCAGGTGATCCAGCGCAGCCGTCCGTTCTCCTGGGAGTGGGCGTAGAGATAGTAGTTGTGGGACATGGCGCCGTAGGCATCCCAGTTCTGGAGCACGGTGTTGACCGCGAGCCACTTGAGGAAGCCCTGCACGTCCAGCTTCTGCTCGAGGCGCGCGCGCCAGGCGGCCGCGTCGCTCCGGTCGGAGTGGAGCGCGGTGATGGCCTCTTGCACGGGAGTCCAGCCCAGCTCCTCGTTGGCCTGGATGTCGAAGGACGCCTCGTCGAAGGTGCCCCAGCGGGCGCCGGTGCCATCCGCTTCGTAGAGCGCGCCCTTGTGTTCCCCGAACCAGGTGTCGAGCAGCGAGTTGTTGTCGATGTCCTCGTCGAGCGTATAGAGGCCCCAGTACTGGGCGCCCTCGCCATGGTCCACGTACAGGGCGACGAAGGCGGTGCGGGGCGCGGGCACACCGGACTCGCGGAAGACGTCCGAGGCGATCTTGTCGCGCATGAGCGACGCGTCGGCCGCGCCATTGCCCAGCGACAGCGTCTTGAAGCCATAGAAGCGCTGATCCTGCGTCTCGGGATGCTCATCCTCGAACTTGTCGAAGCTCAGACGCAGCGGCAGCTTGGACACACCGCTGCGCCAGGTCTGCGATAGCGAGGAATTGCCTTTCATGCGCACGCCGATGTACGGCCAGGTCTTCCCCTCGAACTTGAAGGTCGCGGGCACGTAGACGGGCGTGTTGGGGAGCAGGTCCCCGCCGCCACCACCCGGCGCACCGCCACCACCCGGCGCACCGCCGCCACCCGGAGCGCCACCGCCACCGAACTGAGGCCGGCAGATGAGCTGCTCGCCTCCCGGGCCCTGCGCACAGGTACTGGTGAAGGTGTTTCCCTGGAAGGTGGCGGTGCAGGCATCTCCCGCGGCCTTGTCCACGCACGGCTCGGTGAGTTCCGTGGGAATCTGGCCGCCTCCGCCACCTCCTCCGGGGGCTCCTCCGCCGCCTCCCGGGCCCATTCCACCGCCCGCCCCGAAGGTGCCCAGCATGGCGGTCATGTCGTCCTGCATCGTCTGCCAGTCCGCGGGGGCGATGATGAGGTCGAACCTCTTCACCTGCTCCTGGGGAAAGACGACGGCATAGGCGGGAGCGGCGTTCTTGCCGTGAGACTCCTCGCTCCATCCCTCGATGGTCTCGGTGCCTCCTCCACACGCGGAGGTGAAGGCGAAGACGGCGGAGGCGAATGCTCCAAGGCGTGGGCTGCGGTGCATGGGGGTCCTCTCGGAAGGAAACGGGGGTTCCTTCGCCAGGGCGGGGCGGTGGGCCGGCCGTGGCGTCGCGAGTGGGCACCCTGGAGCGTGCCAGTGACCTCTTCTTTACGCGATTGTGACGAAATATTTTCGAAATGAGGGATTGACGTTTCCGCCGCGAGTTGTCCCTGGTCATGGGTTCTTCACTGGGCGTAGGCCCTCGGACGCGTGAAGTCCACGTTGCTCGCCCCGAAGCCGGGCAGCCGCTGCGTCACGCTCCTCTCCAGAAGGGGGTCAGGCGCTAATCTCCGCCCCCATGAACAGTACCCACACCTGGCAGGCCCCCACCGAGCCCGATGAGCTGGAGGCTTCACGGAAGGTGGGCAGCGTCATCGCCGGCCGCTTCACGCTGGAATCCCTCGCGGGCCGAGGGGGGATGGGAACTGTCTATCGTGCCACCGATGCCCTCTCCGGCCAGCACGTGGCGCTCAAGCTGTTGCACCCCGGCTCCAGCGCCGATTCCCCTCGTCGCTTCACCCGCGAAGCCGAACTGCTCTCCACGCTGCGCCACCCCGGTATCGTCTCCTACATCGCCCATGGCCTCTCCGAGCAGGGGCGGCCCTATCTCGTCATGGAATGGCTGGAGGGCGAGGACCTGGCTCAGCGCCTCGCGCGCCAACCCCTGAGCCTGGCCGAGACGCTCTCCCTGCTCCGTCACGTCACCCAGGCACTCGTGGTGGCCCACCAGCACGGCATCATCCACCGCGACCTCAAGCCCTCCAACCTCTTCCTGCGCCAGGGCCGCCCCGAGCAGGTGCTGCTGCTGGACTTTGGTCTGGCTCGCCATGTGATGCCCTCCTCCGCCATGACGGCCAGCAAGGCGCTGCTGGGCACCCCCGGCTACATGTCGCCAGAGCAGGCTTCCAGCCAGACCCAGCTCACCCCCAGCGCCGACATCTTCTCGCTGGGCTGCGTCCTCTACGAGTGCCTCACCGGCCAGCCTCCCTTCCGCGCGCCCCACATGATGGCGGCCCTGGCGAAGATCCTCTTCACCGAGCCTGTTCCGCTGCGCCAGTTGCGCCCGGAACTGCCCACGGCCTTGCAGGAGTTGCTGGAGCGAATGTTGGCCAAGGATCCCTCGCGCCGGCTGCCGGAGGCCATGGCCCTGCGGAGCGCGCTGGAGCACCTGCTCTCCCGCCTGGAGGAGGGCACTGGCGTCGCCGAGCCCGTGGGCGCTCCTCTTCCCAGCCTCGCCGGAGCGGGGCGGCAACTGGTCACCGTGTTGATGGCCGCGCCGCGCACTCCCGTGGAACAAGGCTCCGCGGAGCAGCGCTCGCGCCAGGCGCTACGCGACTCGCTGCACTCCCTGCTTTCTCCCCAGGGGGCCCGTGTGGAGTTGCTGGCCAACGGCGCCCTGGTGCTCACCCTCGTGGCGTCCCTCGGCTCGGCCACGGATCCCGCCACCCTCGCCGCCCGCTGCGCGCTCTCCGTGGTGGAGCGCTGGCCCGAGGCCATCGTGGTGCTCACCACCGGCCTCGGTACGCTCGATTCCCACCTGCCCGTGGGCGAGGCCATGGATCGCGCGGGCCAGTTGCTGCGCCAGTCGGAGCCGATGCCCACCGAGGCCTCCACTCCCGTGCTGCTGGACGAGGTGACGGCGGGGCTGCTCCGCTCCGGCTTCCGGCTCATTCGCGCTCCCTCCGGTCATTTCCTGCTGCACGGCGAGCCACTGGGCGCCGACGAGTCGTGCCTCCTGCTGGGCAAGCCCACCCCCTGCGTGGGCCGTGAGCACGAGCTGGCCCTGCTCGACATGACCTTCGGACGTTGCGTGGAGGAGTCCACCGCCCAGGCCGTGCTGATGACGGCTCCAGCGGGCGTGGGCAAGTCCCGGCTGCGGCACGAGTTCCTGCGCCGCCTGGAGCGCCACGCCTCCGCTCCCCTGGTGCTGCTCGGCCGGGGTGA
Encoded proteins:
- a CDS encoding CotH kinase family protein; its protein translation is MHRSPRLGAFASAVFAFTSACGGGTETIEGWSEESHGKNAAPAYAVVFPQEQVKRFDLIIAPADWQTMQDDMTAMLGTFGAGGGMGPGGGGGAPGGGGGGGQIPTELTEPCVDKAAGDACTATFQGNTFTSTCAQGPGGEQLICRPQFGGGGAPGGGGAPGGGGAPGGGGGDLLPNTPVYVPATFKFEGKTWPYIGVRMKGNSSLSQTWRSGVSKLPLRLSFDKFEDEHPETQDQRFYGFKTLSLGNGAADASLMRDKIASDVFRESGVPAPRTAFVALYVDHGEGAQYWGLYTLDEDIDNNSLLDTWFGEHKGALYEADGTGARWGTFDEASFDIQANEELGWTPVQEAITALHSDRSDAAAWRARLEQKLDVQGFLKWLAVNTVLQNWDAYGAMSHNYYLYAHSQENGRLRWITWDHDRSMGDGMGRSTSLTYDTTDATWPLIRYLLDDPTYKADYTRYALEAADGVMTPDALQARMRAAYELITPWVVGENAEQPGYTFLSSPQAFTDAVNGTNGLMSFAARRQGEVEAALGANP
- a CDS encoding porin, with protein sequence MKPAFPPVRWLVLATLLLVSSARAQDSDQQQGPSDASPPASGNTEASLVLPSAFGSVEIGGRLRAREAVSAKEDKVLKGILSIPSARLEFTYQWKKRLKAVVEFDVTDGLKDAYASLKLVDGLAVRVGQFKVPLSLVELESTARLPVVRRGLLREVLSEDTLNLTGRRVGAQLEWQCTGCERVVRVRAGVFQKDPERASLQQGLGLVPMARATWQVLESLELGGSARAELLGTSPSGVAANWTAGLDLKHALPFGWGEWRSWAEVLVGRSSVLSGTQGRMLTGRALTAVRFGGVSKGAWYVEPFAMLSVLEPDLKTRNDLLGEGVGGVNVGQWRRWRLQAQVERRVAQAAVPALLSVLDDDLVTRKALLVQLEVVF
- a CDS encoding VTC domain-containing protein gives rise to the protein MSPPLPSPTLASQQDHERRFLPSRAALEGFMRATRPWTQACVYDARLPFAFTRTTYFDTEDLRFLDSCRHGQTQRLRLREYAGSATLSEPPVLTGTRYLEMKTNTGQRRTKVRIPVSPGEAVALLAGESLDEDSAAARLLRDSPHGPVIPWVTAWYRRGTYANADASVRFTVDEDLVFAFPPRHTGMGAPATPERLIRHAPAILLEVKWRANSPPWLRDCLRNLEVFETQDSKFEQGMRWRLDAEMNFP
- the tmk gene encoding dTMP kinase, which gives rise to MLIVFEGIDGSGKTTLSNRVARELRQAGLRVRHVREDGKLASPVSEGLRLFTKNPLHLALTPMAELLLYSARETQLLEEVTRPALAEYEVVIADRFLYTAEVLARWGRGLPEHAVRPVVDACTRGLRPDRVFLIDVDPAIARARRRISKLLAPDTGAPSSRKGLAGAGMQTRLRAGYRALAAESPEQWTLIENTDVTLEALVTQLTQEVLRMVRGGQPGTSFPTPRASTPPRSASEARTRFLERVDRWMEEEPGLAAWFLSGLEGADIDERRERLAARCPELIAHGLAGLTGASAWILRARLEEAAPVQVLGSLEALAAEFPQAWALRERWEQRVPEAIAASLDGLDSEQAWAMRERLHGRFPEPVVTSLTGLGDARAWVLRERWLSQRGGQAALGQEKVARLACRSIRGVDDAPSWDWRERAWEVAPDAVLRTLEGLDSERAWTLREQHAGRASRLVLESLRGLNNPRAWALRESFGVSCEEALESFEGMDGATAWRLRQALADTWPAATVKSMGLLASSARGQELITRLLTDHPRDFALLRQAARVAAYPELERRHATA
- a CDS encoding DUF4956 domain-containing protein, which codes for MPPLEMLTRTDVSDPHELFIPEALLRFSLALVLGAALAYRPWRRWMPSAPVMPQETAHTQLLIAVAGAVMTTVIGDSMSRAFGLVGLGGFIRFRSGIKDTRDAAVMFVLIGVGMSCGLGAFRVALCATGFLGAVLVALDLTAQRRPQWVKLSLSVEDLGAALPPLRAMHPDARMLALEQVPASREGTAVFELALPERMDGFQLLEGLRGALPGVRSASIDEP